In Blautia wexlerae DSM 19850, a single window of DNA contains:
- a CDS encoding ATP-dependent DNA helicase, translated as MCYKNEYQKRAHGEVEQIFRELLPKAGLHVREEQIRLCHEMLDALMKNEITLCDAGVGIGKTYAYLTACILMRKYSVLHSGYSGCDRRSVVVSTSSIALQKAIIEEYVPFLSDVLLKADLLQGELKAVVRKGKEHFVCDYRLAQRLEAVRDKNKNQAQMEALKSLRHNFDLDSVHNLSGFDRRLVCVPKFCPRECPGKAGCRYQKHLDISRKEDIFLQICNHNYLLADAMHRANGYRPLLADYRALVVDEAHKLPEAASQMYGRSIGREDVQEIAYFLVREHKGTDGKRLLEGVSALQMEIRKHRKDGIEDMAGKESFYFPPGAGTALAQMQERLQLMIKRLAGNIPYWTFRRLEEMEELFGWFLKNDKRYILFLQQDSRGHLTFMAVNREIPKYLDATLWSRGFPAILTSGTLKAGNGFARTRQMTGLEKETGVRECVAESPFCYQENCLLYIPEHLKPRKKGSREEAEQLAGQIRDLVCSTYGHTLVLFTSYTLMGNVQQLLRDQIPFPMVQVWRNSQEEIARFKKMENAVLFAAGSCWEGVDFPGDMVSSLIIVKLPFSVPDPIHEAQREQYRSLKSYIQTIVVPDMQKKLRQGFGRAIRTEQDTCVVSILDHRATKKGRYRSDVLEALPKCQMAERIEEVEDFIRSRKVERYYS; from the coding sequence ATGTGTTATAAAAATGAATATCAGAAAAGGGCACATGGCGAAGTGGAACAGATCTTTCGGGAGCTTCTCCCGAAAGCCGGGCTTCATGTAAGGGAAGAACAGATCCGTCTCTGCCATGAAATGCTGGATGCCCTTATGAAAAATGAAATCACGCTCTGTGATGCAGGAGTCGGCATCGGAAAGACCTATGCCTATCTGACAGCCTGCATCCTGATGCGGAAATATAGTGTACTGCATTCCGGTTATTCGGGATGTGACAGGCGGTCTGTAGTGGTATCCACTTCCAGTATCGCCTTACAGAAAGCCATCATAGAGGAATATGTTCCTTTCTTATCGGACGTACTGTTAAAAGCAGATCTGCTTCAGGGAGAGTTAAAAGCGGTCGTCCGCAAGGGAAAGGAACATTTTGTATGCGATTACAGGCTGGCCCAGAGATTAGAGGCAGTCCGGGACAAGAATAAAAATCAGGCACAGATGGAGGCATTGAAGTCCCTCCGGCATAACTTTGATTTAGATTCCGTACATAACCTGAGCGGTTTTGACCGCAGGCTGGTGTGCGTACCGAAATTCTGCCCCAGGGAATGTCCGGGGAAAGCAGGATGCCGTTATCAGAAGCATCTGGATATTTCCAGGAAAGAGGATATTTTTTTACAGATTTGCAATCACAATTATCTTCTGGCAGATGCCATGCACCGGGCAAATGGGTACCGTCCGCTTCTGGCAGATTACAGGGCTCTGGTCGTGGATGAGGCCCATAAACTCCCGGAAGCCGCCAGCCAGATGTATGGAAGAAGCATTGGAAGGGAAGATGTGCAGGAGATTGCTTACTTTTTAGTCAGAGAGCATAAAGGCACGGATGGAAAACGGCTGCTGGAAGGGGTTTCCGCTCTTCAGATGGAGATTCGAAAGCACCGGAAAGATGGCATCGAGGACATGGCTGGAAAAGAAAGTTTTTATTTTCCGCCGGGAGCTGGCACAGCCTTAGCCCAGATGCAGGAAAGACTTCAGCTTATGATCAAAAGGCTCGCCGGGAATATTCCTTACTGGACTTTCCGGCGGCTGGAAGAGATGGAAGAGCTGTTCGGCTGGTTTTTAAAGAACGACAAACGGTATATTTTGTTTTTACAGCAGGACAGCCGGGGACATTTAACCTTTATGGCAGTCAACCGGGAGATCCCGAAGTATCTGGACGCCACCTTATGGAGCCGGGGATTTCCGGCAATCTTAACCAGCGGCACCTTAAAAGCCGGGAACGGTTTTGCAAGGACCAGACAGATGACCGGGCTGGAAAAAGAAACAGGTGTCCGGGAGTGTGTGGCAGAATCCCCATTCTGCTACCAGGAGAACTGTCTGCTTTACATCCCGGAGCATTTAAAACCAAGAAAAAAGGGGAGCCGGGAAGAGGCCGAGCAGCTTGCCGGGCAGATCCGTGATCTGGTGTGTTCCACTTACGGGCATACGCTGGTACTGTTCACATCTTATACCCTGATGGGAAATGTGCAGCAGCTTTTGCGGGATCAGATCCCGTTTCCGATGGTGCAGGTATGGAGAAACTCCCAGGAAGAGATCGCCCGGTTTAAGAAGATGGAGAATGCCGTGTTGTTCGCAGCCGGCTCCTGCTGGGAGGGTGTGGACTTTCCGGGTGACATGGTATCGTCCCTGATTATCGTAAAACTACCGTTTTCTGTTCCGGACCCTATCCATGAAGCCCAGAGGGAGCAGTACCGATCGCTAAAATCCTACATCCAGACCATCGTGGTGCCAGATATGCAGAAGAAGTTGCGTCAGGGATTTGGCCGGGCAATTCGCACGGAGCAGGACACCTGCGTTGTGTCTATTTTAGATCACCGTGCCACGAAAAAAGGCAGGTATCGGAGTGATGTTCTGGAAGCACTGCCAAAGTGCCAGATGGCAGAACGGATCGAAGAAGTAGAAGATTTTATCCGAAGCCGGAAAGTGGAGCGTTACTACAGCTGA